From Vanacampus margaritifer isolate UIUO_Vmar chromosome 8, RoL_Vmar_1.0, whole genome shotgun sequence, a single genomic window includes:
- the hyal1 gene encoding hyaluronidase-1 isoform X1, with product MCCKLFIYPLKYLLSKAGMSCLHLLPLLLFSLLSHLPGVIMSPLSFSQLPFASVWNVPSAGCLSQYGVDLDLGTFNIGQNPNQTFMGDDITIFYTDKLGAYPHYSQGKAVNGGVPQNTSLDEHLRAARDDIRKYIPDGDFQGLAVVDWENWRPVWERNWDTKQVYWEGSRALVRSRYPDWKPAQVDALARVEFEAAGRKFMEETLKVGQNQRPGGLWGFYGFPNCYNYYKSTNYTGRCPAVESKRNDELTWLWNVSSALYPDVYLSQEMRNLGREVSLYARHRILEAFRVAPPSRPVVPYATIVYTYSFQFLSQEHLVYTVGESAALGSAGVVLWGDHVFSKTKASCDAVKWYLDEILGPYLVNVTSAAVLCSQSVCSSRGRCARKDPESRVYLHLHPAHWKVTSKERARGGRHYTVLGRLGAQEGGSWITAHLRGFICLIRVGDCAARCPLGHVMTVSCRH from the exons ATGTGCTGCAAGTTATTCATTTATCCACTTAAATACTTGCTTTCGAAGGCAG GCATGAGTTGCCTACATCTTCTTCCGCTACTCTTGTTCAGCTTACTCAGTCACCTTCCGGGCGTCATCATGTCGCCATTATCCTTCTCCCAGCTGCCCTTTGCAAGTGTGTGGAATGTCCCCTCGGCCGGCTGCCTCTCCCAGTATGGCGTGGATCTCGACCTGGGCACGTTCAACATCGGCCAGAACCCAAATCAGACCTTCATGGGTGACGACATAACCATCTTTTACACGGACAAGCTGGGTGCGTACCCGCACTACAGCCAAGGCAAGGCAGTAAACGGTGGCGTGCCGCAAAACACCAGCCTCGACGAGCATCTGAGGGCGGCGAGAGATGATATCCGCAAGTACATCCCTGATGGAGACTTCCAGGGCCTGGCTGTAGTGGACTGGGAGAACTGGAGACCCGTGTGGGAGAGGAACTGGGACACCAAACAGGTGTACTGGGAAGGATCACGAGCACTGGTCCGGTCCAGGTATCCAGACTGGAAACCTGCGCAGGTGGACGCTTTAGCCCGTGTTGAGTTTGAAGCGGCGGGGAGGAAGTTCATGGAGGAGACGCTGAAAGTGGGTCAGAACCAGCGACCCGGTGGACTGTGGGGCTTCTACGGTTTCCCCAACTGCTACAACTACTACAAAAGCACCAACTACACAGGCCGGTGTCCTGCGGTGGAATCCAAGAGGAACGACGAGCTGACGTGGCTTTGGAACGTCTCGTCGGCGCTCTATCCTGACGTCTACCTCAGCCAGGAGATGCGAAACCTCGGCAGGGAGGTGTCGCTCTACGCTCGCCACCGCATCCTGGAGGCCTTTAGAGTGGCGCCGCCGTCTCGGCCCGTTGTCCCTTACGCCACCATCGTCTACACCTACTCGTTCCAGTTTCTCTCTCAG GAGCATCTCGTCTACACTGTTGGAGAGAGTGCTGCCTTGGGATCTGCAGGGGTCGTGCTCTGGGGTGACCATGTGTTCTCCAAAACTAAG GCCTCTTGCGACGCCGTCAAGTGGTACCTAGACGAGATCCTCGGTCCTTATTTGGTCAACGTGACGTCGGCGGCCGTCCTCTGCAGCCAGTCCGTGTGCTCGTCCAGGGGCAGGTGTGCCAGGAAGGACCCGGAGTCGCGGGTCTACCTCCACCTCCACCCCGCCCACTGGAAGGTGACGTCCAAGGAGAGGGCAAGGGGCGGACGCCATTACACGGTCCTGGGACGGCTCGGCGCTCAGGAG GGGGGCTCGTGGATCACGGCCCATTTGCGGGGATTTATCTGTTTAATAAGAGTTGGCGATTGCGCCGCGCGCTGTCCTCTGGGCCACGTAATGACCGTCTCCTGTCGTCACTAA
- the npffl gene encoding pro-FMRFamide-related neuropeptide FF like: protein MDSSAAVTVLVALMALAGVTHGLHVGGALEDREDTTAGSSEENMDNRLLEMASVKADDRLLATLLRALLQGTRREARNSVLHQPQRFGRSSRGPLVLEDHINSPEWEEAPGQIWSMAVPQRFGKK, encoded by the exons ATGGACTCAAGTGCGGCGGTGACCGTTCTGGTGGCGCTGATGGCGCTGGCGGGCGTCACCCACGGGCTCCACGTCGGAGGCGCTCTGGAGGATCGTGAAGATACGACGGCGGGTAGCTCAGAGGAAAATATGGACAACCGCTTGCTGGAGATG GCGAGCGTCAAAGCGGACGATCGTCTGCTTGCAACGCTGCTCAGAGCTCTGCTGCAGGGAACGCGCAGAGAAGCCCGCAACTCGGTGCTCCATCAGCCGCAGAG GTTCGGCCGCTCGTCCCGAGGGCCGCTCGTGTTGGAGGATCACATCAACTCTCCCGAGTGGGAGGAGGCTCCCGGCCAGATTTGGAGCATGGCGGTGCCGCAGAGGTTTGGCAAGAAATAA
- the LOC144056971 gene encoding hyaluronidase-2-like gives MLVHTVGKEQRVTVNCVRSHLDMHWTVADCKAPLLLLLIVLLWDESGALGLKATVWPLYSQKPLLLAWNAPTEDCSPRHRVSLQLDQFQIKASPNEGFVRQNLTIFYNDRMGLYPHYEPDGTPVNGGLPQVASLARHLEKMPEGVKKYIREPNAKGLAVIDWEEWRPLWIRNWEAKDIYRRHSRELVRQKNPTWPPEQVSKVALQEFELSAKKFMLETLKLAKHLRPNQLWGFYLFPDCYNHDYRRTLESYTGRCPDVEVARNELLNWLWTESTALFPSIYMGMVLRSSASGRQFVRNRVKEGMRLASSGDGLARPVFVYTRPTYMNSLEQLTEMDLVSTIGESVALGAAGIILWGDAAYASNKTTCSELDAYLRGPLGKYLLNVSTAAEVCSQALCSSHGRCLRRDPDADVYLHLNPATHTLRVGPGGKLEVVGEPGRAGLEGFGAGFRCQCYGGFEGERCEKMDPQYQKGAACRTSASALQCVILLLFYVVVQHIL, from the exons ATGCTTGTCCACACTGTCGGGAAAG AGCAGAGAGTGACCGTCAATTGTGTCCGTTCCCATCTGGACATGCACTGGACGGTGGCTGATTGCAAAGctccgctgctgctgctgctgattgtTCTACTGTGGGATGAAAGCGGAGCCTTGGGACTCAAAGCCACAGTATGGCCGCTGTACTCCCAGAAGCCCCTGCTGCTGGCGTGGAACGCCCCGACGGAGGACTGCTCCCCGCGGCACCGCGTCTCCCTTCAGTTGGACCAGTTCCAGATCAAAGCCTCCCCCAACGAAGGCTTCGTGAGGCAGAACCTCACCATCTTTTACAATGACCGCATGGGCCTGTACCCCCACTACGAGCCGGACGGAACGCCCGTCAACGGGGGTCTGCCGCAGGTTGCCAGTCTGGCGCGGCACCTGGAAAAGATGCCAGAGGGCGTGAAGAAGTACATACGTGAGCCCAACGCCAAAGGCTTGGCGGTTATCGACTGGGAAGAATGGCGCCCCCTTTGGATACGCAACTGGGAGGCTAAGGACATTTATCGCAGGCATTCCCGCGAGCTGGTGCGCCAGAAGAACCCCACCTGGCCGCCTGAGCAGGTGTCCAAAGTGGCCCTGCAGGAGTTCGAGTTGTCCGCCAAGAAATTTATGTTGGAGACTCTAAAACTGGCCAAGCACTTGAGGCCCAACCAGCTTTGGGGTTTCTACCTGTTCCCGGACTGCTACAACCACGACTACAGGCGGACCCTGGAGAGCTACACGGGTCGCTGCCCCGACGTGGAGGTGGCGCGAAACGAGCTGCTTAATTGGCTGTGGACTGAAAGCACGGCGCTCTTCCCGTCCATCTACATGGGCATGGTGCTGCGCTCTTCCGCTTCCGGACGGCAGTTTGTGAGGAACCGCGTGAAGGAGGGCATGCGTTTGGCGTCGTCGGGCGATGGGCTGGCGCGGCCCGTTTTTGTGTACACTCGACCCACGTACATGAACTCTCTGGAGCAGTTGACGGAG ATGGACCTGGTGTCCACCATCGGGGAGAGTGTGGCTTTGGGAGCAGCCGGCATCATCCTGTGGGGAGACGCAGCCTACGCCAGCAACAAA ACCACCTGCTCGGAGCTGGATGCTTATCTCCGGGGTCCGCTGGGCAAATACCTCCTCAACGTCTCCACGGCAGCCGAGGTATGCAGCCAGGCTCTGTGCTCTTCCCACGGCCGCTGTCTACGCCGGGACCCCGACGCCGACGTTTACTTGCACCTGAATCCCGCCACGCACACCTTGCGGGTCGGGCCAGGCGGCAAGCTGGAGGTGGTCGGCGAGCCGGGCCGGGCGGGCTTGGAGGGCTTCGGCGCAGGGTTCCGGTGCCAGTGCTACGGCGGCTTTGAGGGGGAGCGATGCGAGAAGATGGACCCTCAGTACCAGAAAGGAGCGGCGTGTCGAACCTCGGCGTCTGCACTGCAGTGTGTTATCTTATTGCTTTTTTATGTTGTGGTGcaacatatactgtag
- the hyal1 gene encoding hyaluronidase-1 isoform X2, whose protein sequence is MCCKLFIYPLKYLLSKAGMSCLHLLPLLLFSLLSHLPGVIMSPLSFSQLPFASVWNVPSAGCLSQYGVDLDLGTFNIGQNPNQTFMGDDITIFYTDKLGAYPHYSQGKAVNGGVPQNTSLDEHLRAARDDIRKYIPDGDFQGLAVVDWENWRPVWERNWDTKQVYWEGSRALVRSRYPDWKPAQVDALARVEFEAAGRKFMEETLKVGQNQRPGGLWGFYGFPNCYNYYKSTNYTGRCPAVESKRNDELTWLWNVSSALYPDVYLSQEMRNLGREVSLYARHRILEAFRVAPPSRPVVPYATIVYTYSFQFLSQEHLVYTVGESAALGSAGVVLWGDHVFSKTKASCDAVKWYLDEILGPYLVNVTSAAVLCSQSVCSSRGRCARKDPESRVYLHLHPAHWKVTSKERARGGRHYTVLGRLGAQEVMLMTSRFECKCYPGWVGERCDTPRHG, encoded by the exons ATGTGCTGCAAGTTATTCATTTATCCACTTAAATACTTGCTTTCGAAGGCAG GCATGAGTTGCCTACATCTTCTTCCGCTACTCTTGTTCAGCTTACTCAGTCACCTTCCGGGCGTCATCATGTCGCCATTATCCTTCTCCCAGCTGCCCTTTGCAAGTGTGTGGAATGTCCCCTCGGCCGGCTGCCTCTCCCAGTATGGCGTGGATCTCGACCTGGGCACGTTCAACATCGGCCAGAACCCAAATCAGACCTTCATGGGTGACGACATAACCATCTTTTACACGGACAAGCTGGGTGCGTACCCGCACTACAGCCAAGGCAAGGCAGTAAACGGTGGCGTGCCGCAAAACACCAGCCTCGACGAGCATCTGAGGGCGGCGAGAGATGATATCCGCAAGTACATCCCTGATGGAGACTTCCAGGGCCTGGCTGTAGTGGACTGGGAGAACTGGAGACCCGTGTGGGAGAGGAACTGGGACACCAAACAGGTGTACTGGGAAGGATCACGAGCACTGGTCCGGTCCAGGTATCCAGACTGGAAACCTGCGCAGGTGGACGCTTTAGCCCGTGTTGAGTTTGAAGCGGCGGGGAGGAAGTTCATGGAGGAGACGCTGAAAGTGGGTCAGAACCAGCGACCCGGTGGACTGTGGGGCTTCTACGGTTTCCCCAACTGCTACAACTACTACAAAAGCACCAACTACACAGGCCGGTGTCCTGCGGTGGAATCCAAGAGGAACGACGAGCTGACGTGGCTTTGGAACGTCTCGTCGGCGCTCTATCCTGACGTCTACCTCAGCCAGGAGATGCGAAACCTCGGCAGGGAGGTGTCGCTCTACGCTCGCCACCGCATCCTGGAGGCCTTTAGAGTGGCGCCGCCGTCTCGGCCCGTTGTCCCTTACGCCACCATCGTCTACACCTACTCGTTCCAGTTTCTCTCTCAG GAGCATCTCGTCTACACTGTTGGAGAGAGTGCTGCCTTGGGATCTGCAGGGGTCGTGCTCTGGGGTGACCATGTGTTCTCCAAAACTAAG GCCTCTTGCGACGCCGTCAAGTGGTACCTAGACGAGATCCTCGGTCCTTATTTGGTCAACGTGACGTCGGCGGCCGTCCTCTGCAGCCAGTCCGTGTGCTCGTCCAGGGGCAGGTGTGCCAGGAAGGACCCGGAGTCGCGGGTCTACCTCCACCTCCACCCCGCCCACTGGAAGGTGACGTCCAAGGAGAGGGCAAGGGGCGGACGCCATTACACGGTCCTGGGACGGCTCGGCGCTCAGGAGGTGATGCTCATGACGTCTCGCTTTGAGTGTAAGTGCTACCCGGGGTGGGTGGGCGAGCGATGCGACACCCCCAGGCATGGATAA
- the LOC144056461 gene encoding tumor suppressor candidate 2-like produces MGGSGSKAKSAWPFSGSGAGGDSVGNGNEQSVARLKSPRNATPFVFTRRSSLYYDEDGDLAHEFYEETVVTKNGRKRSKLKRIQKNLIPQGIVKLQHPCIHVDFPIVLCEV; encoded by the exons ATGGGAGGAAGTGGATCCAAAGCCAAAAGCGCTTGGCCTTTCTCGGGCAGCGGGGCGGGTGGCGATTCTGTCGGTAACGGCAATGAGCAATCGGTGGCCCGCCTCAAAAGTCCCAGGAATGCAACACCCTTTGTTTTTACTAGGAGGAG CTCGCTGTACTACGACGAGGATGGCGACCTTGCCCACGAATTCTACGAAGAGACAGTGGTGACAAAAAACGGTCGGAAAAGGTCAAAGTTGAAGAGGATTCAAAAGAACCTGATTCCACAG gggaTCGTGAAGCTGCAGCATCCCTGTATTCACGTAGACTTCCCCATCGTCCTCTGTGAGGTGTGA